CTGAGATTCCCTTAATCTTAATCATGATTGATTGGGGATTTGGTGCAGAGTACGGATGCATGTCGAAGATCACGACGAAGagcgacgtgtacagcttcggggtggtgctgctggagaCGATCacggggcggcgggcgctggACCCGGCGTACGGCGAGGGGCAGAGCGTGGTGCAGTGGGTGCGCGGCCACCTCTGCCGGAAGCGCGACCCGGCGGAGATCGTCGACGCCAGGCTGCGGGGCCGGCCGGACACGCAGGTCCAGGAGATGCTGCAGGCGCTCGGCATCGCGCTGCTCTGCGCCAGCCCGCGCCCCGAGGACCGGCCCACCATgaaggacgcggcggcgctgctgcgtGGCATCCggcacgacgacggcggcggcgccgatgccCGGAAAGGAGGAACCGGGGCCGGAAGTGGAGCAGAGGCGGAGAAGCGGGCTGATCCAAGGAAGCCCATCTCGCCGACCAAGCTGATGGCTCTCGGTAGAccggcccaagcccaagccctGGACCGACCACGAGCAAGTTCCGGCTCACTGGGCCTACTCAACAACCAGGAGTAAAGTTTGAAGTCATGGGCCCTACTAGAAGCGTTATGTAGTATAGTCATCATGTAGAGCATGAACCCTGTTGGGATGAGTTTAGCAGGAAGGGGGTGCGTCGTTTCGCCAGGCACGTACACCCTGTTTGGGTACAAAATGGTGTTTTGCTTCAGGGGTTTGGTAGTGAGATCATATTCATAGGATGCCATCTCTAGATGGTCCAGCATAGTCATGACAGGTTAATACCTTTTGTACCATGAATGTGGTATAATGCAATGGAACTTAGTGTAAAGTATCCAGTTAGAAATATTTGTATGTGAGATCAGTGAAGATGTTTGTCAAAGGGAGCACATGCCTCCTGTTATTCCCCTTGTCTCATTTCCTCTTTGTTTATCATGTCTGTGGTCCAGGTTTGATTTGTTTCTACATTAGCCAGCCAGATGCTCTTTCATAAGTTGTCGATCAGTTTTGTATAAATGGGACCTGCAGTTTTGGATTGAATCATCAAATTATTTGGGCCCTTTTAGGTAGCAACATGGGATATTCACATGAAAGCAATAAGACAATGATCAAACCATTTTCGAAAAGTATGGCCGCATGGCTTTATAAGTCGACTAGATTGCAGTTTCAAATCACTTTATGCCGGTTTAGAAGTTTCTTTTGTATAATTAGGCaagatttcttttttgcatgaAAAAAGGGCAAGATTATCCGTACTTAATAGAAAAAACTAAGCATCAGATATACTCTCTCTTGGAGTTATTTTACAATGTGCTTCTGTTTTCTAGAATACAAGATTACaaggtacttcctccgttccataattcttgtctcaaatttgccaaaaaatggatgtatctattcctaaaaagtgtctatatacatgtaatatttcgacgagaattatggaacggagggagtagatggtTGTGTTTGATTTGCCACTGCAAACTTCTCCAGTTCTGGATCCTCCGTCTGAATTTCCATTGTTCCTAATGCCCCTTTGCTCCAAATCCACATGACTCAAATGCTTCGGTAGTTTCACGTTACCACATTGGCCATTTCCCGTTTCATACATGTTTCCATGGCAGAAATTTAGGATGCGTTTggttctgttttgtttttggagaaagtgtgtttggttgggacaactgcttttgcttttgtgatTATCCGAAAATTGTTTCCACGGCAGGAATTCAGCAAGCATTTCAGCAAACATTTTTGGCCTCGTTTTATAAGTAGGTTggacaaaaaatataaattatgttAGCAAGGCGCCCATTTGCGATGCTTAGTCCACCTGGGTTGGGTTTAGTAGGCTGAAGCAGCCCAGCAGGTTGGGTCGGCCCAAGTAGCTTGAACCCCCGTGAAATTATGAATGGGCCCATGATAGCGAAGCTCACGAAAACGGAAAACGCCGGCCTCATCTTTGGGCCCAAGAAAGGACTTCGTCGTCTACCGTACTCGCAGTCGTCTCCTTCCGGGAACAAAATCCCACCGACCTTAGATtgcctcctccccttcccttcCGTCCCCAGCTCCGACCAAGCCTTCCACCAAACCCGGACCGCGATGAACGCGTCGCAGTTCATGGACAAGCAGATCCTCGgcctcgcggcggcgggcgccgcgtcgtcgcctccctccaccggcggcggcggcggcggaggtgagcTGCTCGATCTGATGGGCCCCAACCCGCAGGAGGACGTGGTGGAGAGCCACGACTTCCACGCGCGCCGCGGCGCCAACGGCACTGGCGCGGACGAGGTCATGGTGCCCAGTTATGACTTCCAGCCCATCCGcaccgccgctgcccctgcccctgcccctgccccaGCGCCCACTGCGTCGGCCTCCGCGGCGAACGCCTGGGGGTCGCTCGACTCCAATGCCGCGTCCCCCAACCTGAAGGTAATACTACTTAGCAACGTCCCCGCCCACGGTGCTGCTGATAGATCTCTTCATCGCGCCCTTTGACCCGCGAATCGAACAAACATATTTCTATTAAGCTTGTTTAGGTTGCGCATGATTCATAGCCATGGGAGTTTAGCTCTAGTAAAATGGTAATTATAGTTAGTGCTGTGCTATTCTAGTGTGGAACTCCGCCAGTAATTGGAAGTGACATGATTGCTCTTGATACTACTCCATTCAGATTATGAACTACAGAACTAGTTATTGTGGTTATGGTGCTTGTAAAAGCTGATGCCTATTCTGTTTATAGATTAATATACTATTGCACATCCCTATGGGCTATGGACCTCACGCTGTTTCCTTATGATCAGTGAAATTTATGTGACGAGTTGCCAGTTGCTATTTGACAGTTATAACATTACTATCGACATAGCCCTTAGCCCAtgagagcatgtacaatgcaagatgcCTAGATAGGtgtttagaaaaattaaccggTTTTTGTTAAGCACTGCTGCTTAGTTAGACTAAGCAGATGCCTAACTTGGCACCTCCTCTATACAAATAAGCACTGGTGCTTAAGAAAGtgcttggtttatttttgtaAGCACCTGTCTAAGCACCTTGCATGGCATGGCTTTCAGTGGTTAGTTTCAGTATTACTCCTCAGAGTCTTGTATGCCTTATAgtgtctgaactctgaagcaCGCACAGGAATGCCATGTTATGTAACTTGGTTAGGCGACAAAACATATCCGTGTCCCCCGCCAAAAAAAGACAGAAAGTAAAACCATATAGGATTCTTGCTATATAGACCACAAATCTGAACTCCTTACCATGATTCTGATGAACTGCATTTTTGGTAACTCTTGCCGAAAACCATGCAGGTTGGGTTCGATAAGTTTGATTATGGGTTAGAAAGATAGTTTAGCAGCACATTGTATTTGTGTTGAACGATTGTAATATCTTTAGTTAGTGTACCCAACTTGTATGTTTCCTGATAGTAGTATGGTACACAATTTAATGGCAACTGATTAAGTATTAAGAAAGGCACTCAGGGACCTTATATGCCTATTAATCATGTGCTATTACTAATCAATCCaacttgtttttgttctttACGTCTTGGGATGCATGGTTGTATCAATTCATATCACTTCACAGTTATTTTCTTTCCGTATGATGCATGTACTTAATATGTTTAATTTCATTCACATGCAAAGAGTGCTGGTATGACGGAGCCTCGTGTGCTAAAGAAAGTTAGtcatgaagaagaaaggagcaACTTCAATGCAGTCACTATAGCAGATATTGATCGCACAATGAAGAAATATGCTGATAACTTGCTAAATGCACTGGAAGGTGTCAGCTCAAGACTTTCACAGCTGGAGGGAAGAACACATCATCTCGAGGATTCTGTTGGCGAGTTGAAATTAACAATTGGTAACAGCAATGGCAGCACTGATGGAAAACTGAGACAATTTGAGAACACACTGCGAGAGGTAAGCATTCACCCAACTCCTCTCCCGTGAGTACCTTCCCTCCTCCCACTCTTCTCCCCGTTTTATCTTTTATTGAGTAGAGAAGGGACCAGGAACCTTATCAGAGTTAACTTATTTCCTGGTAATTTCTTTTTACTCTTTTTTGTGTATGCAGATAGGAAATACTCATATATTGATTATACATTGCATCATGTCACAGCGCATTTCATTATAAGTGGTTCATAATCATATGTCCGAGCTAGGTCATATCGTCATTGATAATTGCAGTTTTTCTGTCTATTTAAGGATCATGTCATAATCTGCCTATACATATGTTAAAAATCAAATTTAGCTCACCTGAGTCCCATCCTTatttgtaagtaccttttatATACTACTTGCAGGTTCAAGCAGGTGTGCAGATTTTGCGCGACAAGCAGGAAATTGTGGAGACCCAGATCCAACTAAGTAAGCTTCAAGTGTTCAAAGAAGAGAATGTTCAATCAGAAAATGCCAGTGCTGGCCAGGCAGGCTCACGGCAGCAGCCTACTCCGCCCCAGCCAACTGTTCAACCACAACTTCAAGCCCCTCCCCCTGCCCAACCATTGGCCCTGCCTGCTCCAAATGCACCACCTCCGCGAATTCTTCACAACCAACCTCCACCACAATTCCCAGGTCATTTACCACATCCTCAAATCCAATCAGTCCCACCTGCACCATCTGTGCCAACCATACCGCAGGAATCCTACTATCCCCCATCCGCACAGCCAATGGAGGCTGCGCACCAGCAATATCAAGCACCTCCTGCCTTGCAGCCACAGgcacctccagcagcaccacaGCATTATCAACCGTCACCTCAATATGCTCCATATTCTCAACCTCCTCCACCTGGAAGTGTTAACCCCCAAACTGCAGCGCCCCAGCATCCAGAAGAAGCAGCATCTTATGGGCCTCCTGCTCAGACCTACCCACCAAATGTGCGCCCACCGTCTCCTTACATGCCACCACCCAGGGGACCTGCTCCTCCTTTCTATGGGACAAACCCTGGCATGTATGAGCCTCCAGCTGTCAGGCCTAATGCCGGGCCGCTGCCGTCTTACAATGCTGGATACAAACAACAGGGAGGAGGCGGTTTCCCCGAGCCATATGGTTACAGTGGGTCCCCATCTCACCATGGTGCCGGGATGAACTCACCCTCGCCCTTCACCCCCACAGGCGCATCCTCTGCTGGAAGTGGCAACTATGGAAAGCTCCCTACAGCCAAGATACTGCCCCAAGCAGCGCCAGTGAGCTCCACTCCGAGTGCCTCCTCCGGCAACAGAGTGGCGGTCGATGACGTGGTCGACAAGGTCTCCACGATGGGATTCTCCAAGGAGCAAGTTAGGGCGACGGTGCGCAGGCTGACCGAGAATGGCCAGAACGTTGACCTGAATGTGGTGCTGGACAAGCTGATGAACGACACTGACGTGCAGCCTAGCCAGAGAGGTTGGTTTGGGCGGTAAAGCCCACCTTCTAGCTAGGGCTGTGGGTCGCTCCTGCAGCAGCATATGTGTATATCGGTCGCCCAACAGCTATGGAACTATTTTGTGTTTTCATATGGTACCGTGAAATTTCTTATTCTTCAAATTTCACTGCATCTAAGGAACTGAGCAGAGTGCAGGAAGCACGATCTGTTTGATTTGCCTGGAGAGTGGAGGCTCTGCGGCTCAACGTCCATTCACCTGTTGTCGCATGTTGTTACCCATGATCTGAGTGGTAAAAGTTCTTGTGTTACACTTGACGCTGATTGCCATGCTCTTTTCATCTGTCAGAAATCAAGATACTTTTGTGTTTATCAAACTTGTTTGATCATTCCATTCGGATGATATATGTTTCTTCCAATTGCACAGGGGCGGACCAATGCCCAGGGCAACCTGGGCTATAGGCCTAGGCTTGGAACCATATATCTATGTATATCTATAGAATATAATCAGAAATCATTTTAAACTTGGCACATGATAGACAGTTTAGCCTTAGACATGGATGCGCAGCCCTGGGCTCAAGGCAAACCTTGGTCCGCCAGTGCAATTGCAGATGCTGCATGTGGCATAAGTTGTTGCTTGTGATACGGAAAAAGAAATAAGGTTGTTGCTGGCGGTACAAAATCTACACGGTTGTTGGTGTTTTCCTTTGACAACGTTTAACATGTACTGCTTCCTTTCCAAttttcataaagattgacacggttttgaactagtGGGAATACATTGTTGCTACTGTTATACACTGTACTCTTGTACGAAATGTTTCTTTGGGAAtgtattcttcttttttctttgagaactTGGAATGTATTCTTCTAGGGAAACAAAAATGTCTTACGGTTAGCGTGCAAATCTTATCCTTCTCACAAAGGCAAACCCATGTTAGGAACATGAAGGGAGTACGaatcggactgggccggtggGCTACCCGGCCTTGCTTCTGCGCACGTCCGCCTTAAAAGGAAgcataaaaaaacagaagaaaaaggacGAGGACAAGCGAAAACTGACTCTAGAGATAAGGTGCCGCATCTGTTCGCCGGCGATCGATCCCGACACCCCACACCAGCCCGCCAGCCCCCCGGCTGCAGGTAACTCCAATTTCCCCTTTGCTCTCGCAACTGATTGACCGGGTGTGGGTTCCTCCCCTTGGCAACTCATCCGTTTGCTGCCATATCTTGTTTACGAATCTCTAATTTCTGCGTTAATTGACGGTTGATTATTTATATATGTGATGAAGGAGCGACCAATCGGTGAGCATGCCGTTGATCTGGACACCGCCCTCAGCTACTTGCCGGGAACGTGTTCCAGAGGAGGGCGAAGAATACAACATGTATGTTAATGCGACCATCCTGTCATGTTTAGGTCAAATTTTTCATGCATTTTCTCTTCAGTGTAACCATAGGGCTGTTGTAACATGAAATTATACCTCGAACGCCAACCCCTTGTCAGTCCCAAGGTAATGAGAAACGAAAACATGGATTCAAAAGATTAGAACAGGTTTTTTCGAGCAATGCTGAATTTTTGGTAGGACTGTAGGACCGGCATGTTGCAGGGTTGTTAAAAAtactccttttcacaaaggttgacgtatttggtttcgtCAAGACAAGAGTTTGACCAATAAAAACTTTATTAACATGTAATCTATATGATAGAAAACAACAATTGtcagcaagaacttttaaagacgaaactattgatataaattcaTGTCTTAAAAcacacatattaataaagtaattcttggtcaaagcttGTCTGAAAAGGAGGAAGTAGTACCTTTGTAGTGGATCATATTTATAGCATTATGTTTTTTCTGTATGTTGTAAGTTTAGATTCTTTTTCAGTGAGTATAAATCTTGATCTTAAATTTTGAATGAACAATGAAACAATTTCTAACGCAACATTAATTTTGTGCAATATGAGATCATGCATATAGAAACTTGTTAATATAAATTGTATGAGGACATTAGGAAATATTCACATAAGCTGTAAATATAGCACATGAAAAGGTGCTTCCAAATGACTCTTCATGTGGTTAACACAACCGATGAAAACATGAGGTTCCATATAGCAATAACTGCAATGCTATACGTGATGCATGTAGAACAAAAGAAGTATTCCATCATGTCTTTTCATGCCCTGTGGCTTTAAATTTAACTTCACTGTCGTAAATTTTCTCCTTAACCCATTATTTGAAGAATGACATGGGTTAGTATGAATCAGATTACAAGTAAATTTTAGAACAATATAGATTTTGTATCCTGTATCACACTGGTTGATTTGTCAGCCATAAGGTTATCTTCAAATGAATCCCCTGCATATTTTTAACAAatataaaagaaataaaatttacACTAGATATTTACTAATTGCACCGTATAACAACAAGTTGGTCCAGTATTGTAATGGTTTATTTAGAAAACACTTCTGATCATGATGTCCTCTTATTTGAAGAAATAACTTCATCAGCATGTGCACTATAGAATCACAATGTTTTCATATGTCCCTGTGATAATATGTTCCTTCACGGCTTCACGTGTGCTATCAACAGGAGATGAGATTTTGTCTTAATTCTTTTCTATGCAGTGATGACTTTGCTGGATTGGAGTCATGGGATGATCCCACTCCTGCTGACCCAACCTATTATACTTACATGTCTTTCATATTTCACAGCCTACTGAGCTAGAATTGTTGGAAGCGAAAGAGCGAAACCTAGTTGCTGGATTCTCTTTAACATATGTGCATTGCAACTTTTTGGTGAAAGGCTTAGATGGCACCCCTACTTTGTTCTTCGCCGAGATGTATCCTTGTTGCACACGTGAAGAGGATGTTATTCTCTGCACTCCTTTGAAAGAAAATGACTCTGGTAACTACATATGTTATCttcaatgatttttttatattttttattgttaATCTCACCTACTAATATACATATTCTCAATCAACCATGCAAGGTCATTGTTTTGGATGCAATTATCGAGAAAAGACGCATCCAACAAGTGTTGGCTGCCCTGGTGGACATGAGGATGTGATTTTTCCTTATGGGGAGCTGGATAGTGATCATGATACTTTCTGACAAGTTCTGTTGAGGAGTACTTTTCTAGCAATAGGTGTTGTGCCAAGCAGACATCGGAGTATTCAAATCTTTAATGctccctcctatccatattacttgtcgcagttttttttctagatATATGTTTATCTAGACGCGTTTCATTGTGTAGGTTACATGTGTATATAGATAAAACTGCAACAAGtgata
The Brachypodium distachyon strain Bd21 chromosome 2, Brachypodium_distachyon_v3.0, whole genome shotgun sequence genome window above contains:
- the LOC100824075 gene encoding zyxin: MNASQFMDKQILGLAAAGAASSPPSTGGGGGGGELLDLMGPNPQEDVVESHDFHARRGANGTGADEVMVPSYDFQPIRTAAAPAPAPAPAPTASASAANAWGSLDSNAASPNLKSAGMTEPRVLKKVSHEEERSNFNAVTIADIDRTMKKYADNLLNALEGVSSRLSQLEGRTHHLEDSVGELKLTIGNSNGSTDGKLRQFENTLREVQAGVQILRDKQEIVETQIQLSKLQVFKEENVQSENASAGQAGSRQQPTPPQPTVQPQLQAPPPAQPLALPAPNAPPPRILHNQPPPQFPGHLPHPQIQSVPPAPSVPTIPQESYYPPSAQPMEAAHQQYQAPPALQPQAPPAAPQHYQPSPQYAPYSQPPPPGSVNPQTAAPQHPEEAASYGPPAQTYPPNVRPPSPYMPPPRGPAPPFYGTNPGMYEPPAVRPNAGPLPSYNAGYKQQGGGGFPEPYGYSGSPSHHGAGMNSPSPFTPTGASSAGSGNYGKLPTAKILPQAAPVSSTPSASSGNRVAVDDVVDKVSTMGFSKEQVRATVRRLTENGQNVDLNVVLDKLMNDTDVQPSQRGWFGR
- the LOC106866063 gene encoding uncharacterized protein LOC106866063; the protein is MDAQPWAQGAASVRRRSIPTPHTSPPAPRLQERPIGEHAVDLDTALSYLPGTCSRGGRRIQHPTELELLEAKERNLVAGFSLTYVHCNFLVKGLDGTPTLFFAEMYPCCTREEDVILCTPLKENDSGHCFGCNYREKTHPTSVGCPGGHEDVIFPYGELDSDHDTF